The Mytilus galloprovincialis chromosome 7, xbMytGall1.hap1.1, whole genome shotgun sequence genome has a window encoding:
- the LOC143081790 gene encoding uncharacterized protein LOC143081790, translating to MERKDRNTYMTNYVRLCFVAQYENRNLLEELLKNQISLGHKLQLKRIHSVFFNYEEAVFIRECIEQNCFEKLDLRLLYLLIRNLQLVQPPSRRLSSNSYPKVLTIEDGVELIYQKYNLILHSGKTSFTNEEVRELFSIFNDIAITFDHFCMNNTGNKSVTRYIETCCVDYKMRSRYRNHLHVLEMNLKETKGPRYYPRMYGREEFQLPPEITNYMRVIYAIQVGLTDEVRKCMASRLPPEYLCREIMTSQFFDELPLTIKNIIGQCRHHGYKHFSLYLIRLLMINKFISFETFDIKWILTERDKIIYRGNAGLTDTEMGKIFSVLIQIAKDLELEMKAPLDSIVAKLEYYKTCCMDERTFEWFKEGLTYIAAKEQEFGTFRNNPGMNILSMGTVSKSQYEQCDFSLLLVDKYLDQYLYANNCQLYGIPKKQVR from the exons ATGGAGAGAAAAGACCGTAATACCTATATGACAAACTATGTCAGACTGTGTTTTGTTGCTCAATATGAAAACCGAAATCTTCTGGAAGAGCTGTTAAAAAATCAGATAAGTTTAGGCCATAAGCTTCAACTTAAACGTATAcacagtgttttttttaattatgaagaaGCTGTATTTATACGTGAATGTATTGAACAAAACTGTTTTGAGAAATTAGATCTGCGCTTACTATACTTGCTGATTAGAAATTTACAATTAGTTCAGCCGCCATCAAGAAGGTTGTCTTCCAACTCATATCCGAAAGTTCTTACAATCGAGGATGGCGTTGAACTGATATACCAaaagtataatttaattttgcattCTGGTAAAACTTCCTTCACCAATGAAGAAGTTAGGgaactattttcaatatttaatgatATAGCAATAACATTTGATCATTTCTGTATGAACAATACAGGCAATAAAAGTGTCACGAGATATATTGAAACATGTTGTGTCGATTACAAGATGCGCTCGAGGTACAGAAATCATTTGCATGTACTggaaatgaatttaaaagaaacaaaag GACCAAGATATTATCCACGTATGTATGGACGAGAAGAGTTTCAGTTACCGCCCGAAATTACGAACTACATGAGAGTTATATATGCGATTCAAGTCGGACTTACTGATGAAGTCCGTAAATGTATGGCTTCACGGCTACCGCCTGAATACTTGTGTAGGGAAATAATGACATCGCAATTTTTTGATGAACTACCATTGACTATTAAAAATATCATAGGACAATGCCGTCATCATGGATACAAGCATTTCAGTTTATATTTGATAAGATTGCTCATGAtaaataaatttatcagttttgaaACTTTTGATATAAAATGGATTCTGACAGAACGCGATAAAATTATATATAGAGGAAATGCAGGTTTGACAGATACAGAAATGGGAAAAATTTTCTCAGTTCTTATACAAATAGCAAAAGATTTGGAACTTGAGATGAAAGCACCACTTGACAGTATCGTGGCCAAGTTAGAATACTATAAAACGTGTTGTATGGACGAACGAACATTCGAATGGTTTAAAGAAGGCCTTACATATATAGCAGCGAAGGAACAAGAATTCGGAACCTTTAGAAATAACCCAGGTATGAATATTTTGTCAATGGGAACTGTTAGCAAAAGCCAGTATGAGCAATGTGACTTTAGTTTATTGCTCGTAGATAAGTATCTGGATCAGTATTTGTATGCAAATAATTGTCAGTTATACGGAATTCCTAAAAAGCAAGTTCGTTGA